GGGAGATCAATCAGACTTGATTATAAAGAACTAATGACATGAATATTATAAATGGATGCACTAAATAAATAATTACTACTTTACCATTCTTGAGCTTTATTTCCGTAACGGCTTCTCTTGGTACCTCTGGCTGGGACGATTAGTTTGGATCCTCCTTCaaggaaagagaatctATCTCTTCTCATCTCTTCGTACTTGTTGATGAACTCCTCTTTTTGGAGAGTGATTCCAATATCATCCAGACCATTGATTAAGCAGTGCTTTCTGAAATCTTCGACTTCGAAATGTTCTACAAGAACTTCCTTATCGGGGCCTAAAATCTGTTGGTTTGGAAGATCTATGGTAAGTTTCTTTCCGCTTGTAGCAACAGGGTATAGCTTAGATAAAATAATatcttgatcaattctGATAGGGAGTAATCCGTTCTTGAAGGAATTGTTGTAGAAAATATCACCAAATGATGGAGCAATGATAGATCTTAtaccaaaatctttcaggGCCCAAGGAGCGTGTTCTCGAGAAGAACCACATCCAAAGTTGTCTCCGGTAACACAAAGGATGCTAGCAGATCTATAAGGCTCTACATTTAAAACAAAGTCAGTTTCAACGTCTTTACCCTGGTCATCCTTCACAAAACGTAATTCATAGAACAAACCAGCTTTTAATCCTGTACGTTTGATAGTCTTTAAGAATTGCTTTGGAATAATTGCATCCGTGTCGACGTTGGCCTTATCTAATGGAGCAGCGATACCCTCAACAGTTAAAAACTTTTCCATTGCAGCTGCAACAGCTGGAGCTGAAGTTTTTAGGGGAGTTTCTTGAACGGTGTGATCAGGTGGAGGTATGTCCTtaatttcatcttcttctagTTCATCCTTAGATTCACCCTCAGCCAGAGGCTTCTTTTCATGCTCGTAAACAGCGTCCTGTAATTCAGCATCCTCTTCACTTTGAATTGCAATCTTGGGTTGACTCTTGTCTTCCTTGTATTCAAACTCTCTGATGTCAACAAAATGACCAGCTATACCAGCTGCTGCTGCCATGGCAGGAGACATCAAATGTGTTCTAGATCTAGCACCTTGACGaccttcaaagtttctgTTTGAAGTGGAGGCGCATCTCTCTTCTGGGTCCAGAATATCAGGATTCATTCCCAGACACATAGAGCATCCGGCCTCTCTCCAGGAAAACCCAGCCTCTTCAAATATCTTGTCCAAACCCTCCTTTTCAGCTTGTAGTTTGATCAAACCAGACCCTGGAACAACCAGAGCTAGTTTAACATTGTCGGATTTCTTGTGACCTTTTACCACTTTGGCAGCAGCTCGCAGATCCTCCAAACGAGAGTTGGTACAAGATCCAATGAAAACCTTATCAATCTTGATATCCTTTAGTGGGACATTAGGTGTTAATCCCATGTAAGATAAAGCTCTTTCCATTCCCGACTTCTTGATAGGATCTTCAACCTTCTCTGGGTCTGGCACAGATGCGGTAATTGGCAGAGCGTCTTGAGGAGATGTACCCCAAGTGATAGTAGGAACAATATCTTTGGCCTTGATCACGATTTCATAGTCAAATTTAGCACCTTCATCAGAATATAAAGTCTTCCAATAGTTTAGAGCCTTGGTCCATTGCTCTCCTTTTGGAGCCAGGGGGCGTCCCTCGATATACTTGAAAGTAGTCTCATCTGGTCTGATCATACCAGCTCTGGCACCGGCTTCAATTGCCATATTACAAATAGACATTCTTGCTTCCATAGTTAGATCTTCAATTGCCTTACCAGCGAATTCAATGACACTACCAGTACCACCTGCGGTACCAATCACTCCAATAACATGTAAAACTAAATCCTTAGAGGTGATACCTTCGTCCAGCTCGCCCTCGATGGTTATTCTCAtgttctttgattttgctTGAATAATTGTTTGAGTTGCCAGAACATGCTCAACTTCAGAAGTTCCAATACCAAAAGCTAGAGAACCGAAGGCACCATGCGTGGAAGTATGGGAGTCACCACACACAACCGTAGTACCTGGCAAGGTGAACCCTTGCTCAGGTCCTACAACGTGGACAATACCTTGACGGCTATCTTTCATACCAAAATAGGTGACATCAAAGTCCTTGACGTTTTGCTCTAATGTCTTCACCTGTAATCTGGAGTCATCCTGCTTAATGAACTTGTCCAAGGTAGTTAAGTTTTTTCTAGAATCCGTTGGAATGTTGT
This window of the Komagataella phaffii GS115 chromosome 2, complete sequence genome carries:
- a CDS encoding Isopropylmalate isomerase, catalyzes the second step in the leucine biosynthesis pathway, encoding MPSTGEIKNPKTLYDKVFEDHVVHKDESGSYLLYIDRHLVHEVTSPQAFEGLKNAGRVVRRKDCTLATVDHNIPTDSRKNLTTLDKFIKQDDSRLQVKTLEQNVKDFDVTYFGMKDSRQGIVHVVGPEQGFTLPGTTVVCGDSHTSTHGAFGSLAFGIGTSEVEHVLATQTIIQAKSKNMRITIEGELDEGITSKDLVLHVIGVIGTAGGTGSVIEFAGKAIEDLTMEARMSICNMAIEAGARAGMIRPDETTFKYIEGRPLAPKGEQWTKALNYWKTLYSDEGAKFDYEIVIKAKDIVPTITWGTSPQDALPITASVPDPEKVEDPIKKSGMERALSYMGLTPNVPLKDIKIDKVFIGSCTNSRLEDLRAAAKVVKGHKKSDNVKLALVVPGSGLIKLQAEKEGLDKIFEEAGFSWREAGCSMCLGMNPDILDPEERCASTSNRNFEGRQGARSRTHLMSPAMAAAAGIAGHFVDIREFEYKEDKSQPKIAIQSEEDAELQDAVYEHEKKPLAEGESKDELEEDEIKDIPPPDHTVQETPLKTSAPAVAAAMEKFLTVEGIAAPLDKANVDTDAIIPKQFLKTIKRTGLKAGLFYELRFVKDDQGKDVETDFVLNVEPYRSASILCVTGDNFGCGSSREHAPWALKDFGIRSIIAPSFGDIFYNNSFKNGLLPIRIDQDIILSKLYPVATSGKKLTIDLPNQQILGPDKEVLVEHFEVEDFRKHCLINGLDDIGITLQKEEFINKYEEMRRDRFSFLEGGSKLIVPARGTKRSRYGNKAQEW